In Rariglobus hedericola, the following proteins share a genomic window:
- a CDS encoding excinuclease ABC subunit UvrC, translating into MPASDPVNLKEKVRQLSDKPGVYLMKDRLGRIIYVGKAKALKKRVSTYFTPSRAMTYHPKIRALIEMIADFDIIEVKSEPEALLLEGKLIKQWKPKYNTDFTDDKRFLLVRVDLGPELPRFALTRFKKDDRSRYFGPFAHSGLLRKTLAQMRRQFGILLGDASPKRLDDGRWQLYDDVRQELYGFNNETTVADYRARVAEACEFLEGKSREWLETLRAEMFVAAEKKEFEKAAELRDVVFALEKTLAKTRSFERFDPTHPPADAEAMRLLGEALGLAGPPRTMECFDISHISGTFVVASMVNFYEGRPDKDEYRRFQIKSFIGNDDFRAMEEVVGRRYRRLKEEKKPMPDLVVIDGGRGQISAALKAFVAIDVEPPPLIGLAKKHETIIFPDARAPLNLSLSSPALNLLQRLRDEAHRFANTYNADLRSKKIRESVLDDFPGLGTVRRAALLAHFGSIDRLRAASLEQLAAVEGFGPRMAGDLHAYLHTPPPSA; encoded by the coding sequence ATGCCAGCATCCGACCCCGTAAATCTGAAGGAGAAGGTCCGCCAGCTCTCCGACAAGCCCGGCGTTTACCTCATGAAGGACCGCCTTGGGCGCATCATTTACGTGGGCAAAGCGAAGGCGTTGAAGAAGCGCGTATCGACTTATTTCACGCCGTCGCGGGCGATGACCTACCACCCGAAAATCCGCGCGTTGATCGAGATGATCGCCGATTTCGACATCATCGAGGTGAAGTCCGAACCCGAGGCGCTGCTGCTGGAGGGCAAGCTGATCAAGCAGTGGAAACCCAAATACAACACCGACTTCACCGACGACAAACGCTTCCTGCTCGTCCGCGTCGACCTCGGGCCCGAACTCCCGCGCTTCGCCCTCACCCGCTTTAAAAAAGACGACCGCTCCCGTTATTTCGGCCCGTTCGCCCACAGCGGACTTCTTCGCAAAACCCTCGCGCAGATGCGCCGCCAGTTCGGCATTCTCCTCGGCGACGCCTCGCCCAAGCGCCTCGACGACGGGCGCTGGCAGCTCTACGACGACGTGCGCCAGGAGCTCTACGGTTTTAACAACGAGACCACCGTCGCCGACTACCGCGCCCGCGTCGCCGAGGCCTGCGAATTCCTTGAAGGCAAATCCCGCGAATGGCTCGAAACCCTGCGCGCCGAGATGTTTGTCGCCGCCGAAAAAAAGGAATTCGAGAAAGCCGCCGAGCTCCGCGATGTCGTGTTCGCCCTCGAAAAAACCCTCGCGAAAACCCGTTCGTTCGAACGTTTCGATCCCACGCACCCGCCTGCCGATGCCGAGGCCATGCGCCTGCTCGGCGAAGCGCTTGGCTTGGCCGGGCCTCCCCGCACGATGGAGTGTTTCGACATCTCCCACATCAGCGGCACGTTCGTCGTCGCCTCGATGGTCAACTTTTACGAGGGCCGCCCCGACAAGGACGAATACCGCCGTTTCCAGATCAAGAGTTTCATCGGCAACGACGATTTTCGCGCGATGGAAGAAGTCGTCGGCCGCCGTTACCGCCGCCTCAAGGAAGAGAAAAAACCGATGCCCGATCTCGTGGTTATCGACGGCGGACGCGGCCAGATCAGCGCGGCGTTGAAGGCGTTCGTCGCGATCGATGTGGAGCCACCGCCGCTCATCGGTCTCGCGAAGAAACACGAGACGATCATCTTTCCCGATGCACGCGCTCCGCTGAATCTCTCGCTGAGTTCCCCCGCGCTGAATCTGCTCCAGCGCCTGCGTGACGAAGCGCATCGTTTCGCCAACACCTACAACGCCGATCTGCGTTCAAAGAAGATTCGAGAGAGCGTGCTCGATGATTTTCCCGGTCTCGGCACCGTGCGTCGCGCCGCGTTGCTCGCCCACTTCGGGAGCATCGACCGCCTGCGCGCCGCCAGCTTGGAACAGCTCGCCGCCGTCGAAGGATTTGGCCCGCGTATGGCCGGTGATCTTCACGCCTACCTGCACACACCGCCGCCGTCGGCGTGA
- a CDS encoding competence/damage-inducible protein A: MLSENSPAPSSVRTKRYELLTLGDELLLGLTANGHLTYIGAQLGRRGVLLQRNITITDEAEAIVSQFRESWAKSDVLITTGGLGPTCDDRTREAIAEVLGQKLVFEPEIVKAIEARFARLGRKMTDNNLKQAYRFERGEVLPNAHGTAPGLWVEQDGKVLIMLPGPPNELQPMFAEQVVPRLAERGLLLDREAYVQIRSAGVGESALEVKLQPIFDRYGEALSIAFCAHQGQVDVRVSSPSGALSFTQLDEIAAECAKLLGEDFMCYGSDSMAKVAGDLLRAEELTLAVAETATGGMLASAFTDICGASKFFAGGCVCYSNESKMQLLDVPECLLKQHGAVSAENAVAMAVGAAERLGADYGLAITGFAGPCGGTNENPVGTIYIALHSPQGVWSKKLHYPGPRATVNRRAVNAALDWLRRELVRASRGAVVMGGQTGGQNG; this comes from the coding sequence ATGCTTTCCGAAAATTCCCCAGCGCCCTCCAGCGTTCGCACGAAACGTTACGAACTCCTCACTCTCGGCGACGAGTTGCTCCTCGGCCTCACCGCCAACGGCCATCTCACCTACATCGGGGCGCAATTGGGACGGCGCGGTGTGTTGCTCCAGCGCAACATCACGATCACCGATGAAGCGGAGGCGATCGTCTCGCAGTTCCGTGAAAGCTGGGCGAAGTCGGATGTCCTCATCACCACCGGCGGACTCGGTCCGACCTGTGACGACCGCACGCGCGAAGCCATCGCGGAAGTGTTGGGGCAGAAGCTGGTCTTCGAGCCGGAGATCGTGAAGGCCATCGAGGCGCGGTTTGCGCGACTCGGCCGCAAGATGACGGATAACAATTTAAAGCAGGCGTATCGGTTTGAGCGCGGCGAGGTGTTGCCCAACGCCCACGGCACCGCGCCCGGACTCTGGGTCGAGCAGGACGGGAAAGTGCTCATCATGCTGCCGGGGCCGCCGAACGAATTGCAGCCGATGTTTGCCGAGCAAGTCGTGCCGCGCCTCGCGGAGCGCGGGCTGCTGCTGGATCGTGAAGCCTATGTGCAGATCCGCAGCGCGGGCGTGGGTGAGTCGGCGCTGGAGGTGAAGTTGCAGCCGATTTTTGATCGTTACGGGGAGGCGTTGAGCATCGCGTTCTGTGCGCATCAGGGACAGGTGGATGTGCGGGTGAGTTCGCCGTCGGGCGCGCTGTCGTTCACGCAACTCGACGAAATTGCGGCCGAGTGCGCGAAATTGTTGGGCGAGGATTTTATGTGCTACGGGTCGGACTCGATGGCCAAGGTCGCGGGTGATCTGTTGCGTGCGGAGGAGCTGACGCTCGCCGTGGCCGAGACGGCGACGGGCGGAATGCTGGCGAGCGCGTTTACGGATATTTGCGGCGCGTCGAAATTTTTTGCGGGCGGCTGCGTGTGTTATTCGAACGAATCGAAGATGCAGCTGCTCGATGTGCCGGAGTGTTTGCTGAAACAGCACGGTGCGGTGTCGGCGGAAAACGCCGTGGCGATGGCGGTGGGCGCGGCCGAGCGGCTTGGCGCCGATTACGGACTGGCGATCACGGGCTTCGCGGGCCCCTGTGGCGGAACCAATGAAAATCCCGTGGGCACGATCTACATCGCGTTACATTCACCCCAAGGCGTGTGGTCGAAAAAACTCCACTACCCGGGCCCGCGTGCGACCGTGAACCGGCGTGCGGTCAATGCAGCACTCGATTGGTTGCGCCGCGAGTTGGTGCGCGCCTCGCGTGGTGCCGTGGTGATGGGCGGCCAGACGGGCGGGCAAAACGGTTGA
- a CDS encoding phosphoribosylaminoimidazolesuccinocarboxamide synthase — protein sequence MTSAQIAAALPARAVTSIDGLPFPRIASGKVREIFDLGDALLLTATDRLSAFDVILPDGIPGKGIILTQISNWWFAQAAQLLPNHLLPDQAGEFARRGITDRDLQLRSMIVRKLKPLTIECVVRGYLVGSGWSSYQKTGEVCGHRLPAGLKQADKLPAPLFTPTTKAPKGEHDEAINDAQGGATVGPALYEKVKATSLALYQLGHDRARAAGMILADTKFEFGTDEAGNLVLIDEVLTPDSSRYWPADQYRTDCSPPSYDKQFVRDHLLAIKWDQTPPAPSLPADVIQRTQEKYLAALKNLLG from the coding sequence ATGACTTCCGCCCAAATCGCCGCCGCCCTGCCTGCCCGCGCCGTCACTTCCATCGACGGCCTCCCGTTCCCCCGTATCGCCTCGGGCAAGGTCCGTGAGATCTTTGACCTCGGCGACGCCCTCCTGCTCACCGCGACCGACCGCCTCTCGGCTTTCGACGTCATCCTGCCCGACGGCATCCCTGGCAAGGGCATCATTCTCACGCAGATCAGCAACTGGTGGTTTGCCCAGGCCGCCCAACTGCTGCCTAACCACCTGCTCCCCGACCAGGCCGGTGAATTCGCCCGTCGTGGCATCACCGACCGCGACCTGCAGCTGCGCTCCATGATCGTGCGTAAACTCAAACCGCTCACCATCGAGTGCGTCGTGCGCGGCTACCTCGTCGGCTCCGGCTGGTCCTCCTACCAGAAAACCGGCGAAGTCTGCGGCCATCGCCTGCCTGCCGGTCTCAAGCAGGCCGATAAACTGCCCGCTCCGCTCTTCACGCCCACCACCAAGGCCCCTAAGGGCGAACACGATGAGGCCATCAACGACGCACAGGGCGGCGCCACCGTCGGTCCCGCGCTCTACGAAAAGGTCAAGGCCACCAGCCTCGCCTTGTATCAACTCGGCCATGACCGCGCCCGCGCGGCCGGCATGATTCTCGCCGACACCAAGTTCGAATTCGGCACGGACGAAGCCGGAAATCTCGTGCTCATCGACGAGGTGCTCACGCCCGATTCTTCGCGCTACTGGCCCGCCGACCAATACCGCACCGATTGCTCGCCCCCGAGCTACGACAAGCAATTCGTGCGCGACCATCTGCTCGCCATCAAGTGGGACCAGACTCCGCCCGCGCCTTCGTTGCCGGCCGACGTCATTCAGCGCACGCAGGAGAAATACCTCGCCGCGCTGAAGAATCTGCTGGGTTAA
- a CDS encoding RecB family exonuclease has protein sequence MIAELPLPPGKNGHQPDEDIPAASDPLDYVSVSRLKSFLGCRLRFYFEKVIGLPRPLSPSLHFGRAVHAGLQHYNLARWRAGDTSEPAVIAAYQKAFDNPEKGQEVTFDSADDKAELRAKGEPLLKAFLGTQLVAPDIKPEGVELKLRAELPALALPLLGVIDLVKADHCSVDYKTIAATPDLKLETWLHDLQLTAYTLLVEEATGERSPGNELVFLVKTKTPKAIVHAVPPPKQVQRDRFARLVETYATGVANEDYFPSPGQACAWCSYRSECSAWKGGAR, from the coding sequence ATGATTGCCGAACTGCCCCTGCCACCCGGAAAAAACGGTCACCAGCCCGACGAAGATATTCCCGCAGCCAGCGATCCCTTGGACTACGTCAGTGTATCCCGCCTGAAGTCGTTTCTGGGATGCCGTCTACGGTTTTATTTCGAGAAGGTCATCGGCCTGCCCCGCCCGCTCAGCCCGAGTCTGCACTTCGGCCGGGCGGTCCATGCGGGGCTTCAGCACTACAACTTGGCCCGATGGCGGGCCGGTGACACATCGGAGCCGGCGGTGATCGCCGCCTACCAAAAGGCGTTCGATAACCCGGAGAAAGGCCAGGAGGTCACATTTGATTCGGCCGACGACAAAGCCGAGTTGCGCGCCAAGGGAGAGCCTCTGCTCAAGGCATTCCTAGGGACGCAACTGGTCGCTCCGGACATCAAACCGGAGGGTGTTGAACTCAAGCTTCGGGCGGAACTCCCCGCGCTGGCGTTGCCACTTCTCGGAGTGATCGACCTCGTGAAGGCCGACCACTGCTCGGTGGACTACAAAACCATCGCGGCCACGCCGGACCTGAAACTGGAGACATGGCTGCATGACCTCCAGTTGACGGCCTACACGCTTCTCGTGGAGGAGGCGACGGGCGAGCGCTCACCGGGCAACGAACTCGTCTTCCTCGTGAAGACGAAGACGCCGAAGGCGATCGTCCATGCGGTGCCTCCGCCCAAGCAGGTGCAACGTGACCGGTTTGCCCGGCTCGTTGAGACCTACGCGACCGGGGTCGCCAACGAGGACTACTTCCCGTCACCGGGACAGGCCTGCGCGTGGTGTTCCTATCGCTCGGAGTGTTCGGCGTGGAAAGGAGGTGCCCGTTGA
- a CDS encoding DNA polymerase III subunit beta, with translation MIIFSKETLREALNGLRVLKLSKQHIPFLRQVLVFGYEELIEFAGTDLDQYLRYEGVGTSTAALRILVPYDLLHDVAKKADADTDIQIQGGDAPLIRYHASGVALDESFNPVALAEFPAVPISDGDPIALPVGVLAAMNEALGSASTDPTRHILNSVYLDAHAVVATDGRQLYRRNSLELAVPKGAVFPASPVPGILPHDEVAHLWLWHRDERPFAQITVGRWRWITKLVDGNFPNYQHVIPKLENYGGLVRISEPDAMRLQSVLPKLPGYKDKDSKVVLSVTDKGAVIRTAANLPKVHVALDRSEVVSTPFGEVAFNSRYLLSALQRGMRELRTRDHVSPLMMTDANRIHLWMPLRDAVTAPEPAASPEAAPSPSDSSGESPVPVVPSEPAAQVSAVSETNVSENQPINTTTIMVAPSTTQPVSETREGGSKPVVSAPRVALPETPVSAVDAVQAKLGKVRDLLRDLGNEIGGLQGLLRESTRQYKALERDHESLKKNIRALREVPV, from the coding sequence ATGATCATCTTTTCCAAAGAAACACTCCGCGAGGCTCTCAACGGCCTGCGCGTTCTTAAATTATCCAAGCAACACATCCCCTTCCTCCGGCAGGTGCTGGTATTCGGCTACGAGGAATTGATCGAGTTCGCCGGCACCGACCTCGACCAATACCTGCGCTACGAAGGTGTCGGCACGAGCACGGCGGCACTGCGCATCCTCGTTCCTTACGACTTACTCCACGATGTCGCGAAGAAAGCTGACGCCGACACCGATATCCAAATCCAAGGCGGCGACGCTCCGCTCATTCGGTATCACGCCAGCGGCGTGGCACTTGATGAGTCGTTTAATCCCGTCGCGTTGGCGGAGTTCCCCGCCGTGCCGATCTCCGACGGCGATCCCATCGCGCTCCCTGTCGGTGTGCTGGCAGCGATGAACGAAGCCCTCGGCTCCGCCAGCACCGATCCGACCCGACACATCCTGAACAGCGTCTATCTCGACGCCCATGCGGTCGTGGCGACGGATGGCCGGCAACTTTACCGGCGTAACAGCTTGGAGTTGGCCGTCCCCAAAGGTGCGGTTTTCCCAGCCAGCCCGGTGCCGGGAATTCTGCCGCACGACGAGGTTGCTCACCTCTGGCTCTGGCATCGTGACGAGCGTCCGTTCGCTCAGATCACGGTCGGTCGCTGGCGGTGGATCACCAAGTTGGTGGATGGGAATTTTCCCAACTACCAGCACGTGATTCCGAAGTTGGAGAACTACGGTGGCCTGGTGCGCATCAGCGAACCCGATGCCATGCGCCTTCAGTCGGTGTTGCCAAAGTTGCCGGGCTATAAGGACAAAGACAGCAAGGTCGTCCTGAGCGTCACCGACAAAGGAGCCGTGATCCGCACGGCGGCGAATCTGCCCAAGGTGCATGTGGCCTTGGACCGCAGTGAAGTCGTCAGCACGCCCTTCGGCGAGGTGGCGTTTAATTCCCGCTACCTCCTGAGCGCTCTGCAACGGGGGATGCGTGAACTACGCACGCGGGATCATGTGAGTCCGCTCATGATGACCGACGCCAACCGCATCCACCTCTGGATGCCGTTGCGTGATGCGGTCACGGCACCCGAACCGGCTGCTTCACCCGAAGCCGCCCCGTCTCCTTCCGACTCATCGGGCGAAAGCCCGGTGCCGGTCGTTCCCTCCGAACCTGCCGCGCAGGTCTCGGCCGTCAGTGAAACCAACGTCAGCGAAAACCAACCCATCAACACCACTACCATCATGGTCGCTCCATCCACCACCCAACCCGTCAGTGAAACTCGCGAAGGCGGCAGCAAGCCCGTCGTCTCCGCTCCTCGTGTCGCCCTCCCGGAGACGCCCGTCTCGGCCGTCGATGCGGTCCAAGCCAAGCTCGGCAAAGTCCGGGATCTGCTCCGCGACCTCGGCAACGAGATCGGCGGTCTTCAGGGCCTCCTTCGCGAATCGACCCGCCAATACAAGGCGCTCGAACGCGATCACGAGTCGCTAAAGAAGAACATCCGCGCCCTCCGAGAAGTGCCGGTCTGA